The sequence below is a genomic window from Lolium perenne isolate Kyuss_39 chromosome 7, Kyuss_2.0, whole genome shotgun sequence.
cggtcgtggggccggtcgaccgggtcctgggccggccaacttcttctcttcctttgagcgcttcgatttgacgtcgggtccagcttcgtgCCCATCatcatgtcccgctgctcctctccttcccttgaccatggtgtgtcctcctctcccgggtcttgatgcaccttgtacctaatgacacaaagcacatcggcatgaggtagcattccatccaaaggggtaccgagatcaaggatgGTGAGgaacgagttcacctcatcatgtagcactttaactcgagctcgcgttattggtccacttgggggacttattggtcttggtgtggaggtgtccgaatgCCACCCCGCATCACAACGTATATGGAAGATACATACTCTAGGCTCACATAGCACACGCGCATTAGGGACTGCACGTACAGTAGTAAGGGGAGTTTCGCCAGGTACTCTAAAAGCAAAAAACCATATATCAGCAGAACAAAACATGTCCATAATCTTATTTGATTAATCCGAATTTGTTTGGTCGTGGCAACACATTGGTATGATCGGTAGCATACGCCGAGCCAGAGCCTGGTTTAGCTAGTTTTAAATTGGTAACAATAAGCACACAACAAATTGCCAAACTTTGGACAAAGTGCGACTGTGAACCAAATATGATGCCGATCGCGAAGCCTGGGTCAGAGGGGCGCGGTATTCCTGATTCCTGCCACATGGGTTTCGCCTTGGCTGCAACCTTCTAACCAACTGCAGCAGGGACTGGTATTCCTGATTCCATCCCATGTTACCTTCGTCAGACCTGCATCTTTAGACGATATGCATGATGTTTTTCCTCATCATGTGGTTATCATTCGCTCCATTCACATTCACAATTAAATAAAAGTGCATTTCACACTTGCAAAAATGCAAGTTTTTTTTTACAAACAACCTTGTTTGGCAACACACTGCAGATGTTCAATATGGAATGTAATATAGCTGTGATTCTGTTGACTTGTCTCTCTACAATACAGTATGCCAAGAAAGTAAAACAATGACCAAAAAGGAAAAATAAAACTACCTCCGTCCACGATGTAAGactttttttttttaaatcacAATGTAAGACATTTTGGCAAACAAAAACAGCTTGCCAAAACGTTTTGTATTGTGTGACGGAGGTAGTAATAAAGAATCCAAGGAATTAATCAAGCCGCCTGTTACATTCTAATCTCAAGGTCAGGGCTAACAGATTTCCTTTTCAATCTGTGTTCTGTAAGAACCTCATGTTGCTCACCTGTAACACATTCGCTGTCACCATTGGGGTCTTTAGGACCGAAGTTCAGATTGAGGTCGGTACCACCAACATTATCACCAGAATCTCGAACCTCATCTGATGCCTGAAATAGGATGTGATGCTCAGTTTTCAATTATTTCCTCTCTCCTTAATAGAGGACCACAAATATGAAAAACAACCATCTGAAACTGTCTTTAGTTAGTACAACAAATGGCAAGATTACAATGGAGAAAATTCCTGGTAAGTGGTGTCATCATATGTCACGGAGAGTGGGATCCAAATTACTACTAGAACAGATATTATCAGATATCACTTACAAGTTTTAACTAATTAATTTGTACATGGAAGTCAAAAGAGATCACTAAAATAGATTAATAGGGAGAGGCTGAAACAAAGAAAATGTACATAAGTTCGAACAAGTGTACTTGCAAAAAAGACTGCACAATGAACAAAATCATTTGCATAATTAAAATGTAGATATAATAGCATACACAACTAAAGTGTATATACGTCAATATATTTCAAAGTGCCATCTGGACAGACTAGAGGTTTACTAAGCATTATCATTTTAGAAGAGAAGGGTGCAGTTTAGTGAACCTGACCAAGACATGTGAAATATGAAGTGTGATACTATTACCAACTTGTTGCACAGAAGCGTATAGCATTCCTTGTgagaataatcatgaatcatgattGGCACTGGTAGTCTCACATGTAGTAAAGACATATTTTTAAAACTGGATGTTGGCTGAGAAAATATTTCAAAAGATAAACTATTCGATGATTTGCCATTCATAATCATATGTGTCATTATGCAATAGCATATACTTTTTGTATGAATCGAGAAGAGCAATGTTGTCTTGTGTTGCAAAAGACATTTGTTGGTAACAAAGCAAGCATATTTCTATCTGttttttggttgactattagtgAATGACTGAATATAACCATCGCTAACTAATTCTACAGCTGACTATTTACAATGTTACCTGAGATTCATCCATAAATGTATCATCAATATTAGTTTTTCCATTAGATTGCTCCGTTTCGGTAGATGAAGGTTCTCCATCATTagccttgttctcatcatcagatTTGGCAGATTCTTGTCTTTGATCTTCGGCTACAGAAACCTGCAGTGTGGCCAGACTAAGTAAATACACACTGCAAAGGTATCAGAAAAACAAATAAATGAAAAGACCGGAATTTCAGAAGAAAATGTTGTCACCATCAGTGAGTCACCTTGTCAGTACAAGCATGTGATGAAAAAGGGGACAAGGCTAACGAAAAGTGTGAGCCTGTATTTCTACATGAAGTAAATGTGCCACAAGGCTTAAGCTAATATAAAATGTGCTTACCACCCATGATAACTTGAAGATTATCCATAATATCTGAACTAAGCTAAACCAATTGTTGTCACAATGTCACGGCGTTGCTACACGAAATTTAAAATACTCAACTTTCATGGGACGGAGGGAATAAAAGACTAATGTAAATGGTCAAAGAAACTTGCTGATGATTCATCAAATAACAATTAAGGTGTGATAGCTTACTACTGTAACTGTGTAAACTGCAGTTTGACACCATGCTACAATTCTTGCAACTAATTAGCACTGAAGTAATAAGTAATACCGCCGCTGTACAAACCGGCAAAGAACGCTCTACTGCACTTGCAGATCGGATATTCAAATACTACCTCCCTTGCAGATCGGATATTCAAATACTACCTCCCTTTCTAGATATAAGATGTTTTGAATAGCTTACAAAAACATCTTATATTCTGGGACAGAGATGGTAATTTTCCATTGATTTTTTCAGGGGGGGAGGAAGAAGCTAGGCAGCCCGGGTTCGCGCGCCCAAGGCGATCCAACAAGCATAGGCAGAAAACTGAATCTTCAATTTCTTGATGCATGTACGAAAAGCAAAAGAAGCAAGATACCTCCGGATACCAAATCCAACCCATCGTAGCACCAGAAACTGGCCACATCAAACCCAAGGAAGTACATAAGAATCCTCACCGGCACGTAACGCCGCCTTCTCGTGGCCATCTCCGCCGGCGCCGTCAGCTCCTCATCTCCTCCACCTCTTCCGTTGGCGCCGTTCAGGGGGGTCCACTTGAACAGAACGAGGTTATTTCCGCGGGATCCGGCCCCGGTGGAGGAGGCAGCGGTGGAGGTGGCCGAGCCCGTGGCGGCGGCGATGGGGACCCACTCCTTACGCCACTTCCTGACGGGCCCAGTGAACGTCGTCGCGGGGCCGTAACGGGCTGAGGAGCGACCTAGCCGCGCGCCCACACCCTCCATGGTAGGGAATTCCtgtgacggcggcggcgacggcggcagcgACGGCGGGTAAGCCTACGATAAGGTGAGCGAAAATAATTCGTCCCGAGAGAGATCTAACACACGAGCAAGCGTGGGTGTTGAGGCGTGATTGGTAGCTAGCACCACCTGGAAACGGGCTCTCGGGAGCAGAAAATGGGGTCGATTGGATGACTCCATGTCCACGTTGTGGCCCTGGCGCCACTCAAAGAACCTTTGGGCCAGGCCCGGTGGAAAGCTTGAATTGGCCGTTTTTCCAAAGTCAGCCGCGAGCTCAGCAGTTGCAACAAAAAAGTGGCGGGAGTTTTTGGCGTCACTACCCGTCTTATCTCGGTTCCTTATTTAGTTGTACTTTCAACGCCGAAATTTAAATCCACCATTTTCCCTAAATCAAGCACTTCCCCTTTCGAGATCCAATGCGATGGCGGGAGCTTCTTCGCGGACTGTGATGAGGAGCTCGCCGGTGTCCATCGTCGGTGCCTTCTGCATCTTCGCCGACCTCTGTTCTGATGGATCCTCTTCTAGTCTCTGTAAGATAGCTCAAACCCTGGATATGGTAGATGGCGTATGCAAGGTAAACGTGCATAGATCTAACCGTACATGTGGTAGATTAAGTTTGTAGATGGTGGATTTAGATTGTACGGAACCACTTTTTACCTGCCTTAATGGATTTTGGTTGGCCTAGAAAGCCAGACGTTTCTTTCATTGAGGATAGGCAAACAGTGCAGCACTACAAGTAGAAAACAAGGAGACCGGACCCTTTAGGGTTTCGTTTTGACTTTGCCTTCTATGGCGATTGTGGCGATTTGTCGGTGATTGGCGTGATGCCATTCTAATCTCTCTTGATTCCTTCTCAATCTGTCTTGAATCCATCTGATCTCCCCTTGTTCTGGCTCATACCTTTAGATCTGTTTCTTCCCTTCGCCAAACCCACTCTTCTCTAAAaaaggacgtacccagtgctgagagctcccgcactgtgcggggtctggggaaggtgttagtggcaagcctTACCCTCACGAAGTACAATGTGAGGAGACCACGACTCGAACCTGGGACCTCTCGGTCACAGGCGGTGAGGCTCTACCGCTGCACCAGGCCCGCCCTTCAAACCCACTCTTCTCTGTTCAAGGAAAAGGCTAAAGACTAATCACCCGAGTTCCCTAGTTCGTTCTCCTCCTTAATCACTCCCTTGATCTGTTCCACTCCCGTGAGATACCCCTTTTCCTTTTTCCTAGTGAGCCACGAAACCAAAAGCCGCAATTTTGTGAGCCACGATCCACAAAGCTCCAAATCAGTGAGTGACCAAAAGAAATCCCCAACTCCAATCTTCTTGCTGGACGAACAACATCAGTTCCTGATCGGTTTCATCGCTTTGGAGTGTCAGTGGGTCGCCGCGATTCTTCCAGAACAACAGGCCGCCGCTTGGTAATCTTTCTGGTGCTACATCAGCAAATTGTGGTGCAAGGCACTAAGAAGCTCGTTTGGCTGACGATTCAACATCGGCCAGTATCAACACCTCATACCATCAGTACCACAAGGGCGCCGCAGGTGGGAAAAAGTTGGTGGCCATTTGGCCACTGGCGCCAGCCTTAAGGTGTCGTCGACGCCATGAAGTTTGTTGGTTGGAACATCTGAGGTGCAGGTAAGGACCTTCAAAACTCCACTAAAATAGAGTATCTTGATAGGATGATGAAATCCACAGGTGCGCAAGTGACATTTGTCTCTGAAATCAGAACATCCAGGTATAATCCTTCCAAACTTAACTCTCGTTTTAATGTTGCTGGTAGTTTTGTTGTTCCATCTAATGGTCGCTCAGGTGGTCTATGGATGCTTTGGTCTGATAAGGTTCAAGTTTCTGTTAAGTTGTCTCTCAAATCACTATCTTATCATAGCTGAGGTTGTAAATGTATCTACTAATTTGGAATTTTCTCTGGCATGTGTCTATGGGGATCCTCATCATCACCACACTAGGATAATTTGGGATCAAGTTTTCGCTTTTATGAATGAAAACCTAGGAAAGCATGTAATCTGTTTAGGTGATCTTAATGACATCATGTGCGACGAAGACTCCACCTCTGTTAATGTAAACAAGTACAGTATGCATGCTTTTAATTCCTATGTTAAGCAGTGTGGTCTCTTTGATTTGGGATTCAGTGGCCCAGCTTATACGTGGACAAACATGCGCTTTTCTTCTAACCCTGTGTTTGAAAGACTTGATCGATGCCTTGCAAATGTTGAATGGTGTGTTGTATTTCCGAACACTAATGTTTTTAACTTGCCGATCATCCTAAGTGATCATGCTCCTATACTTGTTTCCACTGAATCACGATTTTGTAGACCTAAGCTTCATTTCAAGGCATTGCAAAAAATGCATGGATCACTTCTGTGAATAAacctgatacggggtggcctttggacaccgcctcctcaagaccgacaagccctcctcgtggcccaatgacacgagctcgagcccaagccctacaccaagaggtgaattcgctcctttccacgtatgcatttgatacccctttggatggtgtgctacttcatgcaaataccctatgttcaatcaggtacatcgaccaatacACAAGCCACGGAGACCACGCCAAGGAagagtgatgtagccccggtcaccgacgtcgctacaccaagaccaacaagtccccctagtggaccgatgacacgagcccgagtcaaagctcttcatgatgaggtgaactcgctcctcaccacccttgatcttggtacccctttggatggattgctacctcatgccgacgtgctatgtgtcattaggtacaaggcgcgtcaagaccacggagaggagaagacgccaaggtcaagggaaggagagaagcaactggacatggagatgatcatgaagccgaagccgacgtcgcacgaagcgctccaaggaagagacggacgctggccggtccaggacccggtcagatcggacctacaaccggacgccccggtcataggcccggtcgaccgggcgcaaaccgggccagctccctcgtaccggacgacgaccggacccaggaccggaaacttcgcagggccagctccctcgtaccggacgacgaccggacccaggaccggaaacttcgcagtttcccggtttgcgcccggtcgaccggacccatgaccggatggcccggtcacaggcccggtcagaccggccccaaaccggacagcccggtcccaggcccggtccgaccggccccaaaccggacctgacgagaataccccaccaaactgccttaacttatccattcgcgtactgttcgcccttgctggccgtgtatgactatataagtagctggaacccctcattagctctttagacttgttttgaactcaaacctacctttgagcttagtctcccttgggtatcatccctctgtaatcaaggccatccttgttgttgatttggttattgttgagtgagattctagtacaagctactctctctccctcaccaatccccttttctccaacaccaatctctcaccgggaattctgccgcgtgcctcttccgggtgattctattggcgtggtccatcgagccacgggggtaagtatcgggtgtatcgggttggtgtgcgtgcgtgagtctcggagttcctcgtgttcatcgtgttcttcgtgttcctcgcgttttcccatctcccctcttggtttcgaagtcaatccgcgagatcgggccacacacggggtcttagacctcatcatatggtatcagcagctcttggttaccgcggatttgaccccccacccacccgatttcgttcctagaaaattttccaaaaaatagccctatattggctcttgaccgatctgtgatttggttgcgttttgagtggttttggtccgtggatctggtgttgttgtgcttgatctactattcccccaacttttagcctccaattccatcgtttcccttcgatttggtcgatttggcttggttttcgtgaagaacaggagagagaaagcttcatcccgcgaaacccggtttcggccccggtcagcaaccgggctGACCGGACGAGCCAGAACCCGGTCGAtcgcggcaaccggacaggccggtccaggagccggtccaaccggaccccagaccgggcgcatcttcgcgccctccttcgacctcgacttccggcgatctccaccaccaccaccaccaccaccaccatcatcgcaggtataacttgcagatcaccttgtaacccctcttccttttgcgatctatcccatcgagcattgcttgtttagtgttgcgagacattgcacgtggccccgcattgtgaggtgtgtgtgtcgctattgagtaaggcacccaagcaaacactcgtgtggcaagatagcaaaagcgaggctaacgctaacatagtgcgtcaaaaagccccaaaaacacaaaaagagtgcgagtagcaccatacatccatacatccatacgcccatacatacaaagtgtccacgtgccaccaaagatacaaacgagtgcaagtgccgccatatacaaaagagaaaaagcttttaagcaaagagagataggagaagagaggccgcgtgtgaatcttgttgtctcttcctttgcaaccaaagctttggctctccttgtgttagtgtgacaccgagcacttatacatacacttttccgctcacttttggttgcactaaccccgcttatctcgtgtgtgtgttccacaactttttccgtgtttatagtgatcttcacattgacatttggatttttggactttacccacttttaaaaacatactcgatcttggatttgtcttttggcttttcacaacactcgcctaacaccatatttgctagcttttgcgtgtggttttgcgtgtgtccccgatacacttgatcttgctttcggtttggtggattgcctcaatactatcttaccttggtaagagtgcgaggtagtctccttccactaacatacacaacatag
It includes:
- the LOC127300955 gene encoding uncharacterized protein isoform X1; amino-acid sequence: MEGVGARLGRSSARYGPATTFTGPVRKWRKEWVPIAAATGSATSTAASSTGAGSRGNNLVLFKWTPLNGANGRGGGDEELTAPAEMATRRRRYVPVSVAEDQRQESAKSDDENKANDGEPSSTETEQSNGKTNIDDTFMDESQASDEVRDSGDNVGGTDLNLNFGPKDPNGDSECVTEYLAKLPLLLYVQSLMRVCYVSLEYVSSIYVVMRGGIRTPPHQDQ
- the LOC127300955 gene encoding uncharacterized protein isoform X2 codes for the protein MEGVGARLGRSSARYGPATTFTGPVRKWRKEWVPIAAATGSATSTAASSTGAGSRGNNLVLFKWTPLNGANGRGGGDEELTAPAEMATRRRRYVPVSVAEDQRQESAKSDDENKANDGEPSSTETEQSNGKTNIDDTFMDESQASDEVRDSGDNVGGTDLNLNFGPKDPNGDSECVTDAGLTKVTWDGIRNTSPCCSWLEGCSQGETHVAGIRNTAPL
- the LOC127300955 gene encoding uncharacterized protein isoform X3 encodes the protein MEGVGARLGRSSARYGPATTFTGPVRKWRKEWVPIAAATGSATSTAASSTGAGSRGNNLVLFKWTPLNGANGRGGGDEELTAPAEMATRRRRYVPVSVAEDQRQESAKSDDENKANDGEPSSTETEQSNGKTNIDDTFMDESQASDEVRDSGDNVGGTDLNLNFGPKDPNGDSECVTGLTKVTWDGIRNTSPCCSWLEGCSQGETHVAGIRNTAPL
- the LOC127300955 gene encoding uncharacterized protein isoform X4, with product MEGVGARLGRSSARYGPATTFTGPVRKWRKEWVPIAAATGSATSTAASSTGAGSRGNNLVLFKWTPLNGANGRGGGDEELTAPAEMATRRRRYVPVSVAEDQRQESAKSDDENKANDGEPSSTETEQSNGKTNIDDTFMDESQASDEVRDSGDNVGGTDLNLNFGPKDPNGDSECVTGEQHEVLTEHRLKRKSVSPDLEIRM